The genomic window CCCTCATCTTGAATGATCTCCCTCAGCTCTTTGTCGGAAGGTTCATAGAATGGCACGTAGAAAGAATCAAACTTCGCTTTGTCGATCACACCCTGTCAAAAGCATACCAAAAGATTTGGAGGTCAAATACTCATGTGTGTTAACAAATTATAAATAATATTACTATACTAGAAGAAAAACAATGAAAATGTACCTCTGAGACCATTACGCTTAGAATCTGAGCTATGAATTCCCACATGTGAGAGAATTTGGGGGCAATTACACCGGAGTCCCTCCCTACAAGGATTTTTTGTCGAAAGAGACCACCTGCGCAATTGAATTGCCAGAAAAGACCCCCTCTGAGATGATTTGACAAAAAGGACCCCCTCGTCCGTGGCGGCAGGTGCGCCAgacgacacgtggcacctgccgccacggtgCTAGGCGGCGGCTCCTGCCGCCACGGCGTCAGGCGGCAGACTGCATGGAACGGAAATCGGCTGGCGCGACGGAACGGGCTGGCACTATGGACCCCTACCGCTTGAGGGGCCGGCGGCAGGACAGTAGCAGCCGGGCCCGGCCGCCTCAGAGGCTGGCGGCAGGCCTGTTCATCAGCTGGGGGCAGGGATGCTGTAGCAGGTGGTCTCTTTGACAAAAATTCCCGTCTGTACCCACTTGCCCTGCGTCGTGCATGTACGGCAGTACTTTGCTTTGTTTAAAGAGGTGGACGTCACAtgggcatgcatgcatgaataagGCCTCTGCTCGTGTTAACTAATGGAGTACTAGTAACTAAGCAAGGAATACAGGCCAGCCGATGAACACAGTGCCTGAAACGACGCCGATGAACAGGCCTGCCGCCAGCCCCTGAGGCGGCCGGGCCCGGCTGCTATAGTCCTGCCGCTAGCCGCTCAGGCGAAAGGGCTCCACAGCGCCAGCCCGTTCCGTTGCGCCAGCCGATTCCCGTTCCACGCAGCCTGCCGCCTGACGCCGTGGCGGCAGGGGCCGCCGCCTCACAccatggcggcaggtgccacgtgttgcctggcgcgcctgccgccacggcCGAGGGGGTCTTTTTTGTCAAATCGTCTCAGAGGGGGTCTTTTTTGGCAATTCAATTGCGCATGTGGCCTCTTTTGACAAAAAATCCCCTACAAGGGAGACGACAATCCGGCCTCCTGGGATCAATTCTTTGGCTCTGAACTTCAAGAAACTTCTGAAGTCCTTCCTGAACTGTTGTGCATAAGCCTCAATGACCATAGGGTGCCTTTCAAGCCTAGTGTGCTCATCAATGTCATACGCCGGGATCTGGTTCCTTGTTAGATCCTCAGGAGCCTGTAGAGATAAGGTTTTGCTTACAGAACTAACCAAGAAAAGCAGTGGATAAATCCAACGAGCAGTTTTAAACTCACACCTTTGAGAGCCAATCTAGGCTGTTGGACGAGCAGACAAGATGCAAGGAACCACTAGTGAAGAGCCTCTCATAAAAAGACCCCGGTACGATACCAGTGGCGACGATAGGTTCGTTGTTGCTTTGATGGAGTGTGACCAGGCTCTTCACCACCGTGTTGAAGTCGTTATCAGGCAGATCGTTGAGGAGCACGCACACTTCTGGTGGTGGCTGTAAGAACTGGAGGCAGTGAATGTGGATGGCGTCGATGGCGATCGACACTAATGCCACTGCATTTGGACCAGAGGAGCACCCCAGGTCGGCAACCACCATCTTTGTTGGCAACAAGGCGCTGGCAGCATTCTGCAATTGATTGCGTAGCAGAAAAATCCAGTCTTTATAATGTTCTCTTTACTTTAAAATGTTTCAGATCATATAGTTTACTCGGTAATATAAGCTGTGTGAACGTATTCTTGACAGAACTGTCTTGAGAAGCAAAGGAATCAAAGAACTTTCTGTGCAAACGTGAATTACAAAGAGTGGGGAAAACGTACCTGAATACCGGAGTTGCGAGCATAGCTTGTTTTCCCTTGACCTTGATTCATACTCTATACACCACCTGTTTGGAGGTCATGGCTTTGCTTGGAGCAGAGCTAAACTCCAGATCTTGAATATGCAGGAACCAGATCAGGATGGCAATGCTGACAATGCACTGGATGTACAATATAAGTACTTCTTTTCTCCATGATCAACGCAGAAGTCTTTCGTGGGCTTCTTGCTGCTTATGGGCAGCTATAGTAGGGTGGGTCAGAATGCTTCCTTATTTTAAACCTTATTAGGGCAAGCAAGTTTGGATGCTTACCTAGTTGCTAGGGatgaaatgtactccctccgtcccaaaatataagaacgtttttaacactagtatagtgttaaaaatgtttttatattttgggacggagggagtagtattataACTGGGGATCACTGTTCTCCTCTCTACTTGGGCCTAACAAATGCTGATATCAAAATACTGGATGACATGATAGTTAGATGCAGATCAGGTCTCTATACATTGAAAACCATTCACTGCTGGAGTTTGTTTTCGATCTGGGAATTGCTGTTTTTTATACGTTCACTGGGAGAATCCACATCAATATCACATCGATATCTTCGGACCATGTGGAGCAGAGCTGGCTCGATCTGCGAAACCAATTCAAAGTAGGTCCcgcagaaaatgaaaataaaatcaaACTCACCAATGCTGTAAGGCAACAATATAATAAATTTTCAAGTACATTGCTAGTCGTCATGAGCTAAAGTCTGAGCAGCTAAGGAGGCCGAGAAGGCTTCACAGTTGACATGTGAAGCCTTGGTAAGTGATACAACCAGCATAACTATCGGTTTTTCAGCCTGATTGACTCGGGAGCTGCCTTGCGGGCTCAAGTGCTTCTCCGCTGTCCTCACAAATTCATCCATGACCTATCCGGACGACCCAAAATGCTGGACTATTATTGGCTCGAATGCAGCTCTCATACAATTTGCTATCCTGTTTGGGGTGAGGAGCGCACTATCCATGCCGCTTGCAGGTTCGTGCACCCGCATTTCTGTGATTGAGAAGGAGCCCTCTTCTTGGATGATCTCTCTCAGCTCCTTAAGGGAAGGTCCATATACCGGTATGTACAAAGAATCAAACTTGGCTTTGTCAATCATACCCTGTCAAGTTATCCAAAAGAGAAACCCGGGATGTCAAACACTCACATGCTTGTTAGCAAATGACAAAATGGTTGAAAGGTGAAGTTCTGCATTTACCTCTGAGACCATGATGCCTAAAATCTGAGCTGCAGTTCCCCAGACATGAGAGATTTCGCTGACGAGCTCATCAGAACGCCTCCCCGCAAGGGAAACAACCATCCGGCCATCTGGGACCAGTTCTGGCTCTCAGCTTCAGGAAGATTGTGAAATCTTTCCTGAATTGCCGTGCATAAGCTCCAGCGACCACTGGGAGTCTTTCACGCCTGACATTCTCATCGATATCATATGCAGGGATTTGGCTTATCCTTAAAGCTTCAGGAGCCTGTACGTCCAAACGATCAGATAGTGAAGGGACAAATGCACTACTGTAGTGTAAAATTCATACCTTTGAGAGCCAATGAAGGCTGTTGGATGAAGAGAAAAGATGCACGGAGCCACTAGGGAAGAGCCTCTCGTAGAATGACCCTGGTACAGCACCAGCTGCAACAACAGGCTCGTTGATTTGCCGGAGAGCAACCTGGCTCTTCACCACTACGTTGAAGTCATTGTATGGGAGATCATTAAGGAGTAGACTGACTTCCGGAGGTGTCTGTCGCAACTGAAGAAAGTGGTTGCGGGTGGCCTCGAGGGCGATCGACACCAGTGCTACCGCGTTTGGGCCAGAGGAGCAGCCCAAGTCTGCGATCACCATCTTTCCGCACAACAAGGTGCTTGTGTTGCTGCATACATCAACAATCGCAGCTTCCATCAGGGGCTTCATCCTGTTCTGCTCAGCACTCTGCAGTGGACTTGTATTTTTTTCAGAAATCTTCTTTAATCATTCCCAGAATTGTTCTTATTTTTCTTTGTGTTCTTAATTTAGTTTTCAGCAGTACAATATATATATGGTATGAAGAAATTCCTGACGAGCCAGTCTTCAGAAGCCAAGTTTCAGGAGAAGGGACCGTAGAAGCAATACTATGAACTAACTAAAAGAGCAGAAATTACCTGAAAACTGGAGTTGCGAGCATAGCTAGTTTCCATTTCTCCTTGATTCATATGCACCATCTGTTTGGAATCCATGGCTTTGGTTGCAGGAGGGCTAGGCCAACCTTGAGAGACCTTGAAACTGAGAGAGCGAGATTAGGAAGGAGATGGTGAAGATGCACTGGAAGTTCAGCTCTTGTTATGCTAACTGAGATGGCTGTTTTGGCTGCTTATTGGGTCGAATAATAGAGTCAACGTGCTTATCAATCCTATAAAAGATTTGGTCAAAATTGAGATTGTTTCATACCAGAAGACTTGCCATTTTCTATGATCAACTGGTGATGGCCATTCTGGAACGAGTTACAACATCATCCAGCTATACCGTGTGCGAGAGGGAAGTGCTGTGAAGCTGGCGGAACAGGTTCACAAGCATAATAAATAATAAAAGGACAGAGCGCGAACAGGCCTTAATTAAACAAACTCTAGGCGGATCTCAGCTGCCGTCGCGTCTCGCCGGCGACCGACCATTGGAGAAAAGAAAAGAGGGCGCGAGTCCAGTTCACAATCTGGCCCACAAAATGTTCATTCA from Triticum aestivum cultivar Chinese Spring chromosome 3B, IWGSC CS RefSeq v2.1, whole genome shotgun sequence includes these protein-coding regions:
- the LOC123067867 gene encoding salicylate/benzoate carboxyl methyltransferase-like, yielding MNQGQGKTSYARNSGIQNAASALLPTKMVVADLGCSSGPNAVALVSIAIDAIHIHCLQFLQPPPEVCVLLNDLPDNDFNTVVKSLVTLHQSNNEPIVATGIVPGSFYERLFTSGSLHLVCSSNSLDWLSKAPEDLTRNQIPAYDIDEHTRLERHPMVIEAYAQQFRKDFRSFLKFRAKELIPGGRIVVSLVGDFLDSGVIAPKFSHMWEFIAQILSVMVSEGVIDKAKFDSFYVPFYEPSDKELREIIQDEGSFSISEMRVHGPQSGVDSALMVPRRFVNTTRAVFEPIIVLHFGEVMDEFVRTLERRWSVEGIMQDDFTGSPRPRVAVSSRRHDLQVTGVSP